One window from the genome of SAR324 cluster bacterium encodes:
- the urtB gene encoding urea ABC transporter permease subunit UrtB, with translation MQIARLWQYFILLPGFLFFFVSLVQADEQDDILHGLVSESRTTIKETIDKIAEINDGFFLPVLQALKDRRLFLTPEGLVLIQDETSSTNFLDPKTGQSFKLESSDSFSSPAINNSVRRAIAPVIAQLQLVSPNIEERLKAAQELVEKNNPDAVDALKKALTVEKDRQVRDVMTLALALNEMKSDDKFTRINALKTIGESGDRRSKSLLEPLLEQTGEGQWTEPDADIREAVNKSLSAINSRLMLYEMAGNLFRGISLGSILLLVSLGLAITFGLMKIINMAHGEMLMLGAYSTYVIQNFFHQYLPDWFSWYLLAAIPTAFMVSALTGVLMERLVVRFLYGRPLETLLATWGLSLLLIQTVRLIFGAQNVEVANPEWVSGGIHVSQGLVLPYNRIVIIVFVIMVVTAVWYLFQHTELGLKVRAVTQNRQMASCVGISSSKIDAWTFGLGSGVAGLGGLALSQIGNVNPELGQGYIVDSFMVVVLGGVGKLIGTILSAMGLGVISKFMEPLTGAVSAKILMLIFIILFIQKRPQGMFALKGRAADE, from the coding sequence ATGCAAATTGCTAGACTTTGGCAATATTTCATACTGTTGCCCGGATTCTTATTTTTCTTTGTTTCTCTTGTACAGGCTGATGAACAGGATGACATACTTCACGGACTGGTGTCAGAAAGCCGGACGACTATCAAGGAAACCATCGACAAAATTGCTGAAATCAATGACGGATTTTTTCTGCCTGTGCTTCAGGCCTTGAAAGACAGACGACTTTTTCTCACTCCTGAGGGATTGGTACTGATTCAGGATGAAACCAGTTCCACAAACTTTCTGGATCCCAAAACAGGACAGAGTTTTAAACTAGAATCTTCCGATTCCTTTTCATCTCCTGCTATCAACAATTCTGTTCGCCGGGCGATTGCTCCGGTGATCGCCCAGCTTCAACTGGTTTCGCCCAACATCGAGGAACGTTTGAAGGCGGCTCAGGAACTGGTGGAAAAAAACAACCCTGACGCTGTGGACGCCCTGAAAAAAGCGCTGACTGTTGAAAAAGACCGCCAGGTCAGGGATGTCATGACCCTGGCTTTGGCACTGAATGAAATGAAAAGTGATGACAAATTCACCAGAATCAACGCCCTTAAAACCATTGGCGAATCAGGCGACAGAAGATCCAAATCTCTGCTGGAACCGTTGCTGGAACAAACGGGCGAAGGCCAGTGGACTGAACCTGATGCGGATATTCGGGAAGCCGTCAACAAGTCGCTGAGCGCGATCAATTCCAGACTCATGCTGTATGAAATGGCTGGAAATCTGTTCCGTGGAATCAGTCTGGGAAGCATTTTGCTTCTGGTTTCCCTCGGTCTGGCCATCACCTTTGGCCTGATGAAAATCATCAACATGGCTCATGGGGAAATGCTCATGCTGGGAGCCTACAGCACCTATGTGATTCAGAACTTTTTTCATCAATATTTGCCCGACTGGTTTTCGTGGTATCTCCTCGCGGCCATTCCCACCGCCTTCATGGTGTCTGCCCTGACCGGGGTTCTGATGGAACGACTGGTGGTACGTTTTCTTTATGGCAGACCCCTTGAAACCCTGCTGGCGACATGGGGACTCAGTTTGTTGTTGATCCAGACCGTCCGGCTCATTTTTGGCGCCCAGAATGTGGAAGTCGCCAATCCGGAATGGGTCTCCGGCGGCATTCATGTGTCTCAGGGACTGGTTTTGCCTTATAACAGAATTGTGATCATCGTGTTTGTGATTATGGTGGTTACCGCTGTCTGGTATCTGTTTCAGCACACCGAACTGGGACTCAAGGTCAGGGCTGTGACTCAAAATCGACAGATGGCTTCGTGCGTGGGTATTTCCTCATCAAAAATTGATGCCTGGACGTTCGGGCTTGGCTCTGGCGTCGCAGGACTGGGAGGTTTGGCGCTGTCACAGATTGGCAACGTGAATCCGGAACTGGGACAGGGATATATCGTTGATTCCTTCATGGTGGTTGTGCTTGGCGGAGTCGGAAAACTGATTGGTACCATTCTGAGCGCGATGGGTCTGGGCGTGATTTCAAAATTCATGGAACCGCTGACCGGGGCTGTGTCTGCCAAGATTCTCATGCTGATTTTTATCATTCTGTTCATTCAAAAACGCCCTCAGGGAATGTTTGCTCTCAAAGGCAGAGCGGCTGATGAATAA
- the urtC gene encoding urea ABC transporter permease subunit UrtC — protein sequence MKRFSELHSKTGWAFFAACLLSLLVLVPVLNLAVPVDSALHVPDYLIPLIGKYLCFAIVALAMDLIWGYTGILSLGHGVFFALGGYAMGMHLMRAMSGEGVYRSELPDFMVFLDWKELPWYWYGFDNFYFSMLMVLLIPGLLAYIFGYFAFHSRIKGVYLSIITQAMTYASMLAFFRNDMGFGGNNGLTDFKHILGFSLQDQGTKVGLFILTGFMLGSVYLLSRFIVTSRLGRILMAIRDAEQRVRFSGYDSTNYKLFVWTLSAVLCAIAGALYVPQVGIINPGEMQPSNSIEMAIWVAVGGRGTLLGALVGSGIVNSAKSLFTAMFPDLWLYFLGVLFIAVTLYFPQGIVGLLQRISQGVKHGKHH from the coding sequence ATGAAACGGTTTTCTGAACTTCATTCAAAAACAGGCTGGGCCTTCTTTGCCGCATGTCTGCTGAGTCTGCTGGTGCTTGTGCCTGTTCTCAATCTGGCTGTTCCGGTTGATTCCGCACTGCATGTTCCGGATTATCTGATTCCGCTCATTGGCAAGTATCTGTGTTTTGCCATTGTAGCGTTGGCGATGGATCTGATCTGGGGATACACCGGCATTCTCAGTCTGGGGCATGGGGTATTTTTCGCGCTTGGTGGTTATGCCATGGGCATGCATCTCATGCGGGCCATGTCCGGAGAAGGGGTTTACCGCAGTGAACTGCCGGATTTCATGGTGTTTCTGGATTGGAAGGAATTGCCCTGGTACTGGTATGGCTTTGATAATTTTTATTTTTCCATGCTGATGGTCCTGCTCATTCCGGGGTTGCTGGCCTATATTTTCGGCTATTTCGCGTTTCATTCCAGAATCAAGGGTGTTTACCTTTCGATCATCACCCAGGCCATGACCTATGCCAGTATGCTGGCCTTTTTCAGAAATGACATGGGTTTTGGCGGCAACAACGGGCTTACCGACTTCAAGCACATTCTGGGTTTTTCATTGCAGGATCAGGGCACCAAAGTCGGCTTGTTCATTCTCACAGGTTTCATGCTTGGCAGTGTGTATCTGCTGTCACGATTCATTGTCACGTCCCGTCTGGGAAGAATCCTCATGGCGATCCGTGACGCCGAGCAACGGGTACGCTTTTCAGGTTATGATTCCACCAATTATAAATTGTTCGTCTGGACCCTGTCGGCTGTTTTGTGCGCCATCGCCGGAGCGCTGTATGTGCCGCAGGTCGGCATCATCAATCCCGGTGAAATGCAACCGTCAAACTCCATTGAAATGGCGATCTGGGTGGCGGTCGGCGGACGAGGAACCCTGTTGGGAGCTTTGGTCGGATCAGGAATTGTAAACAGTGCCAAAAGCCTGTTCACTGCCATGTTTCCGGATTTGTGGCTCTATTTTCTCGGCGTACTGTTTATTGCGGTCACCCTGTATTTTCCTCAGGGAATCGTGGGCTTGTTGCAACGGATCA